From Thermoplasmata archaeon, a single genomic window includes:
- a CDS encoding Zn-ribbon domain-containing OB-fold protein: MSIARFWRETPRRYNLGGSKCSICSTVYFPPRSVCPTCTHHRHSIGKMQPLQLCGDGEIFSFSIVHDAAEGFEMQVPYVLALVKTVEGPMLTGQIVDVDPVEVEIGMPVHAMFRKLREEGRAGVIHYGYKFAPSTAEDRRPHRGGSNEPSPVAEPPGRSRASA; encoded by the coding sequence ATGTCGATCGCACGATTCTGGCGCGAAACGCCTCGCCGGTACAACCTCGGCGGATCGAAGTGCTCGATCTGCAGCACCGTGTACTTCCCGCCCCGCTCCGTATGCCCCACCTGTACTCACCACCGCCACTCGATCGGCAAGATGCAGCCGCTCCAGCTCTGCGGGGACGGCGAGATCTTCTCGTTCTCCATCGTCCATGACGCGGCCGAGGGGTTCGAGATGCAGGTGCCCTACGTGCTCGCGCTCGTGAAGACGGTGGAGGGGCCGATGCTCACCGGGCAGATCGTCGACGTCGACCCGGTGGAGGTCGAGATCGGAATGCCCGTCCACGCGATGTTCCGCAAGCTCCGCGAGGAGGGACGCGCGGGCGTCATTCACTACGGCTACAAGTTCGCCCCGTCGACCGCCGAGGACCGCCGGCCTCACCGCGGCGGCTCCAACGAGCCGTCCCCGGTGGCGGAGCCCCCCGGGCGGAGCCGGGCCTCGGCGTGA
- a CDS encoding glycosyltransferase — protein sequence MDIAFFTDSYLPTRDGVAVTVDGLARSLTRQGHQVHVYAPHAVRGEPTRESVEGGVRVVRFRSVPVPLYTQYSQPLFSSVLPLWARSAERVLSQADVVHVHSPGFIGSIGFLLARHLRAPLVGTFHTNLGAMQDSVPSKWLIPTFFRLAWWYNVGLYWRCNITTAPTEAARSALLAHASKPFRRPVEVIPNGIDLDNFHPGLNVPDWRTRCGLPPHPLVTYLGRLTVDKGVHRFLDAIANAADLTDMVAIVGGTGPEEAAVRERIARDNRLSGRVRYVGPVVEAEKGALLAQSSIFVLPSTSDTASIGMLEAMACGTPCIGPDVGGPAEIVQDGVTGRRVAVQDPAALARAIVALVDRPQERRRMGENARTFVRTTASIDAMASRISELYRRLIDQGASPGRSGSG from the coding sequence ATGGACATCGCCTTCTTCACCGATTCCTACCTCCCGACGCGCGACGGCGTCGCCGTGACCGTCGACGGGCTCGCGCGATCGCTCACCCGGCAGGGCCACCAGGTCCACGTCTACGCGCCGCACGCGGTCCGTGGAGAGCCGACCCGGGAGTCGGTGGAGGGCGGGGTCCGGGTCGTGCGTTTCCGTTCGGTACCGGTGCCGCTGTACACCCAGTACTCCCAGCCCCTGTTCTCCTCCGTCCTTCCGCTCTGGGCGCGCTCGGCCGAGCGGGTGCTATCGCAAGCCGATGTCGTCCACGTTCACTCCCCGGGGTTCATCGGCAGCATCGGCTTCCTGCTCGCCCGCCATCTCCGCGCCCCGCTTGTCGGGACGTTTCATACCAACCTCGGCGCGATGCAGGACAGCGTTCCTTCGAAGTGGCTGATCCCCACGTTCTTCCGCCTCGCGTGGTGGTACAACGTCGGCCTGTACTGGCGATGCAACATCACGACCGCGCCGACCGAAGCGGCGCGCTCGGCGCTGCTCGCGCATGCCTCCAAGCCGTTCCGCCGGCCCGTCGAGGTCATCCCGAACGGCATCGACCTCGACAACTTTCACCCCGGCCTGAACGTACCCGACTGGAGGACGCGGTGCGGCCTTCCGCCCCACCCCCTCGTCACCTACCTCGGTCGGTTGACGGTGGACAAGGGCGTCCACCGCTTCCTGGACGCGATCGCGAACGCCGCCGATCTCACGGACATGGTGGCGATCGTCGGCGGGACCGGGCCCGAAGAGGCGGCGGTGCGCGAGCGGATCGCACGCGATAACCGTCTCTCCGGCCGCGTACGCTACGTCGGGCCGGTCGTGGAAGCCGAGAAAGGGGCGCTGCTCGCCCAATCGTCGATCTTCGTGCTTCCGTCGACGAGCGATACCGCCAGCATCGGGATGCTCGAGGCCATGGCATGTGGAACCCCCTGCATCGGCCCGGATGTCGGCGGACCGGCGGAGATCGTCCAGGACGGGGTCACGGGCCGGCGGGTCGCCGTTCAGGACCCCGCGGCGCTCGCGCGCGCGATCGTCGCCTTGGTCGATCGTCCCCAGGAGCGGCGTCGCATGGGAGAGAACGCCCGCACGTTCGTTCGAACGACGGCCTCGATCGACGCGATGGCATCGCGCATATCCGAGCTCTACCGGCGACTGATCGACCAAGGAGCCTCGCCGGGGCGATCCGGGTCCGGTTAG
- a CDS encoding carboxypeptidase regulatory-like domain-containing protein gives MSSDVLAVRCPHCGTTFGVLPGSGPATQWLPCPQCRTPVPVVLPRDHPPLFSWEIYPGLYPSYIPPRPPRVRRRPATIYVLLASLVICAGLVGAFGYIAVLAQQPSTYTVNGTVIAPNGSPLAGAQVELTTEANQSSSVITGLGGTFSFANVPLGGVLVNTTKTGYAYTAVYLFLSTVYVSGGSSTGISLTLNPSPANNTTLYVTPFPTLESFVTDLGAAAGLLALVAVVDGFAILRTRRSSRPIFGVAAGFGSLLAPLPIALLSIEVAAPIPSLMTIPVAVLGGFAAGIGLVEMALAGQPSEA, from the coding sequence ATGTCGTCGGACGTGCTCGCGGTCCGGTGTCCGCACTGCGGCACGACTTTCGGCGTCCTCCCCGGCTCGGGTCCCGCGACGCAGTGGCTTCCGTGCCCCCAATGCCGTACCCCGGTGCCGGTCGTGCTTCCGCGCGACCATCCGCCCCTCTTCAGCTGGGAGATCTATCCCGGCCTATATCCCAGCTACATTCCCCCGCGGCCGCCTCGGGTGCGTCGCCGGCCGGCCACGATCTACGTCCTCCTCGCGTCGCTCGTGATCTGCGCGGGGCTCGTCGGCGCGTTCGGCTACATCGCGGTCCTCGCCCAGCAGCCGTCGACCTACACGGTGAACGGAACGGTCATCGCTCCGAACGGCTCGCCGCTCGCGGGGGCTCAGGTCGAACTGACGACGGAGGCGAACCAGTCCTCGAGCGTCATCACGGGGCTCGGGGGGACGTTCTCCTTTGCGAACGTGCCCCTCGGCGGGGTCCTGGTCAATACGACGAAGACCGGCTACGCCTACACCGCGGTCTACCTCTTCCTCTCGACGGTGTATGTATCGGGGGGATCGTCGACCGGGATCTCCCTGACCCTGAATCCATCTCCGGCGAACAACACGACGCTCTACGTCACTCCGTTCCCGACGCTCGAGTCGTTCGTGACGGACCTGGGGGCGGCCGCCGGATTGCTCGCCCTCGTCGCGGTCGTCGATGGGTTCGCGATACTCCGCACGCGTCGATCCTCGCGCCCGATCTTCGGTGTCGCGGCCGGGTTCGGATCCCTCCTCGCCCCTCTACCCATCGCGCTCCTCAGCATCGAGGTGGCCGCGCCGATCCCGTCCCTGATGACGATCCCGGTGGCTGTGCTCGGCGGCTTCGCGGCAGGGATCGGGCTGGTCGAGATGGCCCTCGCCGGACAGCCTTCGGAGGCTTAG
- a CDS encoding DUF2203 domain-containing protein, whose translation MARETPEPRPAIARRWTVEEANARLPQLDEVLPQLRVMVDRLRAVHEEVHRLASFWGPEIDSPDLPDREHKDRLDQEWRRLTQRIEDRVGALREEGIEIKDLDSGLIDFYGTVDGELVFLCWQRGEDRVAYYHPLSGGYRTRRPIEKNERRATLDPRGSH comes from the coding sequence ATGGCGCGCGAAACTCCCGAGCCGCGTCCGGCCATCGCTCGGCGGTGGACGGTCGAGGAAGCCAACGCTCGCCTGCCCCAGCTCGACGAGGTGCTGCCTCAGCTCCGGGTCATGGTCGACCGCCTGCGCGCGGTGCACGAGGAGGTCCACCGGCTCGCGTCGTTCTGGGGGCCGGAGATCGATTCGCCGGATCTACCCGATCGCGAGCACAAGGACCGCTTGGATCAGGAATGGCGTCGGCTCACGCAGCGCATCGAAGACCGGGTCGGGGCCTTGCGCGAGGAAGGGATCGAGATCAAGGACCTCGACAGCGGTCTGATCGACTTCTACGGTACGGTCGACGGGGAGCTCGTGTTCCTATGTTGGCAGCGCGGGGAGGACCGGGTGGCGTACTACCACCCGCTCTCGGGGGGCTATCGGACCCGACGCCCGATCGAGAAGAACGAGCGGCGCGCGACGCTGGATCCCCGGGGTTCGCACTAA
- a CDS encoding 50S ribosomal protein L3, translating into MARRHKPRRGSLGFSPRKRSARALPRVRSWALAPTKAPAIEGFAGFKVGMTHAFLVDYRKRSTTAGQELSVPVTVVEVPPMRAVGARIYARNPYGKRVVAEVWGENPVQEIGRRISPHPPSSPEARLAFGHAAGEDVRLIVHTQPHLITGVSSKTPEIFEVRVAGDQFEDRRAFALTAVGTEVSVDQLTAEGQFLDVIGVTKGFGFQGHIQRWGVKLQPRKNSKHRRMIGTLGPHNPSFVTYRVPQAGQTGYHRRTQLNMRVLKVVRDPRTDPITPAGGFPHYGEVRSACIVLHGSLPGPAKRLLRFRTPMRARVSTVEKVDLRYFSTRSKQGA; encoded by the coding sequence ATGGCCCGACGTCATAAACCACGCCGAGGGTCTCTTGGCTTTTCACCCCGCAAGCGCTCCGCCCGGGCGCTCCCCCGGGTCCGCTCCTGGGCCCTCGCTCCCACGAAGGCTCCGGCGATCGAAGGGTTTGCCGGATTCAAAGTCGGGATGACCCATGCATTCCTCGTAGACTATCGAAAGCGATCCACCACTGCCGGCCAGGAACTGTCCGTCCCGGTCACGGTCGTAGAGGTACCCCCCATGCGAGCGGTCGGGGCCCGCATCTACGCTCGGAACCCCTACGGTAAGCGGGTCGTCGCCGAGGTATGGGGAGAGAACCCGGTTCAGGAGATCGGCCGGCGGATCTCCCCGCACCCGCCGAGCTCGCCCGAGGCCCGCCTCGCGTTCGGGCACGCTGCGGGTGAGGACGTCCGCCTGATCGTCCACACGCAACCCCACCTCATCACGGGAGTTTCATCGAAGACCCCGGAGATCTTCGAGGTCCGCGTCGCGGGAGACCAGTTCGAGGACCGTCGCGCCTTCGCGCTCACCGCCGTGGGGACCGAGGTCTCCGTCGATCAGCTGACGGCCGAGGGCCAGTTCTTGGATGTCATCGGTGTCACCAAAGGCTTCGGTTTCCAGGGCCATATCCAGCGCTGGGGGGTCAAGCTCCAGCCGCGCAAGAATTCCAAGCACCGCCGCATGATCGGGACCCTTGGCCCCCACAATCCGAGCTTCGTCACCTATCGGGTCCCTCAAGCCGGGCAAACCGGGTACCATCGGCGTACCCAGCTCAACATGCGGGTCCTCAAGGTCGTCCGCGATCCACGGACGGACCCGATCACTCCCGCCGGCGGCTTTCCGCACTACGGCGAGGTCCGTAGCGCGTGCATCGTTCTTCACGGGTCGCTACCGGGCCCGGCGAAGCGCCTCCTGCGCTTCCGCACCCCGATGCGGGCCCGCGTGAGCACCGTCGAGAAGGTCGACCTACGCTACTTCAGTACCCGGTCGAAGCAGGGCGCATGA
- a CDS encoding DUF1801 domain-containing protein, with product MAPARTPASPQVDEYLAQLPPKFRAALQNLRRTIRSAAPDAEEVISYRIPAFRRNGMPVYFAAFKDHCSFFVGSVRVRRRFSAALKPFESGKGTLRFTPEHPLPTDLVTRIVKARVAENLARRTR from the coding sequence GTGGCGCCGGCTCGAACGCCCGCATCGCCGCAAGTGGACGAATACCTTGCGCAGCTCCCTCCCAAGTTCCGGGCCGCGCTCCAAAATTTGCGCCGAACGATCCGATCCGCGGCTCCGGACGCTGAGGAGGTCATCAGCTACCGAATCCCGGCCTTCCGTCGGAACGGAATGCCGGTCTATTTCGCGGCGTTCAAGGACCACTGTAGCTTCTTTGTGGGGAGCGTTCGCGTCCGACGCCGGTTCTCGGCCGCGTTGAAGCCATTCGAGAGCGGGAAAGGTACCCTTCGCTTCACTCCGGAGCACCCCCTGCCCACGGATCTAGTCACGCGCATCGTGAAGGCACGCGTGGCCGAGAACCTAGCCCGAAGGACTCGGTGA
- a CDS encoding hydroxymethylglutaryl-CoA synthase encodes MEAGIVSYGVYVPRYRITPTEIGKVWGVDGASMGQGLNVHRKSVPAPDEDTITISTEALRTALIRGAIDPQEIGALYVGSESHPYAVKPTATVVAQAVGATPNLTAADFEFACKAGTAAIQTCLGLVESRMVRYGVAIGSDTSQGAPGDALEYSASAGGAAFVIGRERVICSLRKTLSYTTDTPDFWRREGERYPSHGGRFTGEPAYFRHVTECGRRLMEEVGSTPRDYAHVVFHQPNGKFPQRVGKQMGFTEEQMRHGLVTPYIGNTYSGAALIGLANVLDYAQPHERILMVGYGSGAGSDAFDLETTEEIARFDRGYGRPVQDYLDHGIEIPYAVYAKFRGKIHMGGE; translated from the coding sequence ATGGAAGCAGGCATAGTGAGCTATGGGGTGTATGTGCCCCGGTACCGGATCACGCCGACCGAGATCGGGAAGGTATGGGGGGTCGACGGCGCGAGCATGGGCCAGGGGCTCAACGTCCACCGCAAGAGCGTACCGGCGCCGGACGAGGACACGATCACGATCTCGACGGAGGCCCTGCGCACGGCGCTGATCCGCGGGGCGATCGATCCCCAGGAGATCGGGGCCCTCTACGTGGGATCGGAATCCCACCCGTACGCGGTCAAGCCGACCGCCACGGTCGTCGCGCAAGCGGTCGGGGCCACTCCGAACCTCACCGCGGCCGACTTCGAGTTCGCGTGCAAGGCCGGGACCGCGGCGATCCAGACCTGCCTCGGCCTCGTCGAGTCGCGGATGGTCCGATACGGCGTCGCGATCGGCTCGGACACCTCGCAGGGGGCCCCCGGCGACGCGCTCGAGTACAGCGCGAGCGCGGGCGGCGCCGCGTTCGTGATCGGGCGCGAACGGGTCATCTGCTCCTTGCGCAAGACGCTCTCCTACACGACCGATACTCCGGACTTCTGGCGCCGAGAGGGCGAGCGGTACCCGAGCCACGGGGGCCGATTCACCGGCGAGCCCGCCTACTTCCGCCACGTCACCGAGTGCGGGCGTCGCCTGATGGAGGAGGTCGGGAGCACGCCGCGGGACTACGCGCACGTCGTCTTCCACCAGCCCAACGGGAAGTTCCCGCAGCGGGTCGGCAAACAGATGGGGTTCACCGAGGAGCAGATGCGCCACGGGCTCGTCACGCCCTACATCGGCAACACGTACTCCGGCGCGGCCCTGATCGGGCTCGCCAACGTCCTCGATTATGCCCAGCCCCACGAGCGGATCCTCATGGTCGGGTACGGTTCCGGCGCGGGAAGCGACGCCTTCGATCTCGAGACGACGGAGGAGATCGCCCGCTTCGACCGGGGCTACGGCCGTCCCGTCCAGGACTACCTCGATCACGGGATCGAGATTCCGTACGCGGTCTACGCGAAGTTCCGCGGAAAGATCCACATGGGAGGCGAGTAA
- a CDS encoding DUF99 family protein has product MKPHVRVVGIDDGAFRRMDRRAPIAAVTVSAPEYVEAVEVGSVEVDGRDATERAVELVRRTGHLADLRAVLVDGIVLGGFNVVDLDRLASELRLPVVSLTRRAPDLARIRAALVKWFPRDARRRYALLTAHRLFRVPTSGRPIFASVVGCRRVDALALIRRTTVRGFWPEPLRLAHLIASAGSGRARAKD; this is encoded by the coding sequence GTGAAACCGCATGTCCGGGTCGTCGGCATCGATGACGGTGCCTTCCGGCGCATGGATCGTCGAGCTCCCATCGCCGCGGTCACGGTCTCCGCGCCGGAGTATGTCGAGGCGGTCGAGGTGGGCTCGGTCGAGGTCGACGGCCGCGACGCGACCGAGCGCGCGGTCGAGCTCGTGCGCCGGACCGGACACCTCGCCGATCTCCGGGCGGTGCTAGTGGACGGGATCGTGCTCGGAGGATTCAACGTGGTCGATCTCGACCGGCTCGCGAGCGAGCTCCGTCTACCGGTCGTTAGCCTGACGCGCCGGGCCCCGGACCTCGCGCGGATACGGGCCGCCCTCGTGAAGTGGTTCCCGCGGGACGCGCGACGTCGCTACGCGCTCCTCACGGCCCATCGCCTGTTCCGGGTGCCCACCTCCGGGCGACCGATCTTCGCGAGCGTCGTGGGCTGCCGCCGGGTCGACGCGCTCGCGTTGATCCGGCGAACCACGGTACGGGGCTTTTGGCCGGAACCGTTGCGCCTCGCCCACCTGATCGCCTCGGCCGGAAGCGGCCGAGCGCGAGCCAAGGATTAA
- the ilvA gene encoding threonine ammonia-lyase translates to MGNSPIVFGDAGRPVDVLAAAARLRGHIVRTPLIRAPPFPGLGDAAVYLKLENFQTTGAFKIRGAINRIAQIPEDDARRGVAAASAGNHAQGVAWAARERGIPATIVMPETASPLKITRTRSLGARVLLHGANYDEAHEYALQLAARERLTYVHPYDDPDVISGQGTVGLEILEDLPMVRRVIAGVGGGGLLSGIAAGLHSQGSSAEVIGIQPSGADTLRASLAAGKVIEGATPNTFADGLATRHIGRLPLEILRAVHARAFVVDDRAIARASFLLLELAKVLAEGAGAAALAGLLEHPELARDGPVVVVVSGGNLDPFVLDHVLFIGLAAEGRLLRLRSAMRDVPGQLAAFLKVAADSGANVRHLNHERESPDLPPGRVTVEIELEVRDGPHGLEVERAYRDAHWPVERLPIHAA, encoded by the coding sequence GTGGGGAACTCCCCGATCGTGTTTGGAGACGCGGGACGCCCCGTCGATGTCCTCGCCGCGGCCGCCCGGCTGCGCGGGCACATCGTCCGCACCCCGCTCATACGAGCTCCTCCGTTTCCCGGACTCGGCGACGCCGCGGTGTATCTCAAACTCGAGAACTTCCAGACGACCGGCGCCTTCAAGATCCGAGGGGCTATCAACCGGATCGCGCAGATCCCGGAGGACGATGCTCGTCGGGGCGTCGCCGCTGCTTCGGCGGGTAACCATGCGCAAGGCGTGGCCTGGGCGGCCCGCGAGCGGGGGATTCCCGCGACGATCGTGATGCCCGAGACCGCGTCCCCGCTCAAGATCACCCGGACCCGGTCGCTGGGGGCGCGGGTCCTGCTACACGGCGCGAACTACGATGAAGCGCACGAGTACGCCCTCCAGCTCGCCGCCCGAGAGCGGCTGACATACGTGCATCCCTACGACGATCCCGACGTCATCTCCGGCCAAGGCACCGTCGGCCTCGAGATCCTCGAGGACCTACCGATGGTACGCCGGGTGATCGCGGGGGTGGGGGGTGGGGGCCTTCTGTCGGGAATCGCGGCCGGCCTCCATTCGCAGGGCAGTTCCGCCGAGGTGATCGGGATCCAGCCGTCCGGCGCGGACACGCTGCGGGCGTCGCTCGCCGCGGGCAAGGTCATCGAGGGAGCGACTCCGAACACCTTCGCCGATGGTCTCGCGACGCGCCACATCGGTCGGTTGCCGCTCGAGATCCTCCGCGCGGTGCACGCCCGAGCCTTCGTGGTCGACGACCGCGCGATCGCGCGAGCTTCCTTCCTGCTCCTCGAGCTCGCGAAGGTGCTCGCCGAAGGCGCCGGGGCGGCCGCGCTCGCCGGCCTTCTCGAGCACCCCGAGCTCGCGCGCGATGGTCCCGTGGTCGTCGTCGTCAGCGGGGGCAACCTCGACCCGTTCGTGCTCGATCACGTGCTCTTCATCGGGCTCGCGGCGGAGGGCCGGCTGCTTCGGCTGCGCTCCGCCATGCGCGACGTTCCCGGCCAGCTCGCAGCGTTCTTGAAGGTCGCCGCCGACTCCGGCGCCAACGTCCGCCATCTTAACCACGAGCGGGAGTCGCCCGACCTTCCGCCGGGCCGGGTGACCGTCGAGATTGAACTCGAGGTCCGGGACGGACCGCACGGCCTCGAGGTTGAGCGCGCGTACCGGGACGCCCACTGGCCGGTCGAGCGGCTCCCGATCCACGCCGCCTGA
- a CDS encoding 50S ribosomal protein L23, with product MSDLRHRILLHAYVTEKSMDEMERQNKLEFKVDQRATRAEVKRAVEQIYQCKVDKVNVKIVKAGKIATVRFKKEYSAEDIGSRAGVF from the coding sequence ATGAGCGATCTGCGCCACCGCATCCTACTGCACGCCTACGTGACCGAAAAATCGATGGACGAGATGGAACGCCAGAACAAGCTCGAGTTCAAGGTCGACCAGCGCGCCACGCGCGCCGAGGTCAAGCGCGCGGTCGAGCAGATCTACCAGTGCAAGGTGGACAAGGTCAACGTCAAGATCGTGAAGGCCGGCAAGATCGCCACCGTCCGGTTCAAGAAGGAGTACTCGGCGGAGGACATCGGCAGCCGAGCGGGAGTGTTCTGA
- a CDS encoding transcriptional regulator, with protein MDAEIREKIAGEVVLSAHPGRTLRKWREDFEISQRDLARHLETVPSVISDYESERRASPGAGFIRRYVQGLVDLDTLHGSRVGQRLGARPHSEGILGMREFSVAVPLKAFAERLDAKAVGRVGLSRDIHGYTLLDAPRAILSIDAAHYVEVYGWTTQRALIFANVRYGRSPMVAIRAHPLKPAAVVFANPGRIDPLAIRLSEVENIPLLTTALPASTILERLEEL; from the coding sequence ATGGACGCCGAGATCCGCGAGAAGATCGCTGGCGAGGTCGTCCTCTCCGCCCACCCCGGCCGCACCTTGCGCAAATGGCGGGAGGATTTCGAGATCAGCCAGCGGGACCTCGCACGCCATCTCGAAACCGTGCCCTCGGTGATCAGCGACTACGAGTCCGAACGCCGGGCGAGCCCCGGGGCGGGGTTCATCCGGCGGTACGTCCAGGGGCTGGTCGATCTGGACACCCTGCACGGCAGCCGGGTCGGCCAACGCCTCGGAGCCCGGCCCCATTCGGAAGGCATCCTCGGGATGCGGGAGTTCTCCGTCGCCGTGCCGCTGAAAGCCTTCGCCGAACGGCTGGACGCGAAGGCCGTGGGACGGGTCGGCCTCTCGCGCGACATCCATGGCTACACCCTGCTCGACGCGCCCCGCGCGATCCTCTCGATCGACGCGGCGCATTACGTCGAGGTCTACGGCTGGACGACCCAGCGCGCCCTCATCTTCGCGAACGTCCGCTATGGGCGATCGCCGATGGTCGCCATCCGGGCCCACCCGCTCAAACCGGCCGCGGTCGTGTTCGCCAACCCGGGCCGCATCGACCCGCTCGCGATCCGCCTGAGCGAGGTCGAGAACATCCCTCTCCTCACCACCGCGCTCCCGGCGTCCACGATCCTGGAGCGGCTCGAGGAGCTGTAA
- the rpl4p gene encoding 50S ribosomal protein L4, with protein MTAPEPPVRSPAPSAPHVPQHRVHLLGLDGTPKEKATVHLPLAFSVPVRVDLIRRAVLAARSHRRQPYGTGLTSGRRHSVRWSGKGKGVSRSPRLMDSMTGAQAPNTVGGGRAHPPKVERIWAQKINVKERKLAFASALAATRVVPLAEARGHTVPKDTHLPFVLEDPVEEIMTAAAARDVLEKLHLWDDIERARDHSHLRAGRGKLRGRVRRTPRSVLVVTSGPDQARGFRNLAGVEVVSVHQLATEDLAPGGDPGRMTLFSHAALEGLRTRLGEVAA; from the coding sequence ATGACGGCTCCCGAGCCGCCGGTGCGCTCCCCGGCTCCCTCCGCGCCTCATGTTCCCCAGCATCGGGTCCACCTGCTCGGACTGGACGGCACTCCGAAGGAGAAGGCGACGGTCCACCTCCCGCTCGCCTTCTCGGTCCCGGTTCGGGTCGACCTGATCCGCCGCGCCGTGCTCGCGGCCCGCTCCCACCGGCGCCAGCCGTACGGGACGGGACTCACCTCGGGCCGGCGACACTCGGTGCGTTGGTCGGGTAAAGGCAAGGGGGTTTCGCGCTCCCCTCGACTCATGGATTCGATGACCGGGGCGCAGGCGCCGAACACCGTCGGGGGCGGCCGCGCTCACCCACCCAAGGTCGAACGGATCTGGGCCCAGAAGATCAACGTCAAGGAGCGCAAGCTCGCGTTCGCGTCCGCGCTCGCCGCCACCCGGGTCGTCCCGCTCGCAGAAGCCAGGGGCCACACCGTCCCGAAGGACACCCACCTCCCGTTCGTCCTCGAGGACCCGGTCGAGGAGATCATGACCGCAGCCGCCGCACGCGACGTGTTGGAGAAGCTGCATCTGTGGGACGACATTGAGCGCGCACGGGATCACTCCCATCTTCGCGCGGGGCGCGGCAAGCTCCGCGGACGCGTCCGCCGGACCCCCCGCAGCGTCCTTGTGGTCACAAGCGGCCCGGACCAGGCCCGCGGCTTCCGCAACCTCGCGGGCGTCGAGGTCGTCTCGGTCCACCAGCTCGCGACGGAGGACCTCGCTCCGGGCGGTGATCCGGGCCGGATGACGCTCTTCTCTCACGCGGCGCTCGAGGGGCTCCGCACTCGACTCGGGGAGGTGGCCGCATGA
- a CDS encoding thiolase domain-containing protein, translating to MREVAVLGAGQTKFGELWDRSFREIGIEAGLQALVDAKLESAQLQGLFLGNMAAGRLIDQEQIAPLILDYAGLGNRNLPAVRVEGGGASGALALHAGYLAVASGQYDFVVVGGAEKLTDVPDITGNQITDSAADHEWEVVFGATLPGLWALIARRHMHEYGTKREEFAAVPVQDHEMAAKNPNAHYRNKITLEQVLGATPVAQPLGMLDCAPLSDGAAAVVLGPMEVARKYTDTPIHISASQVACDTMSVHHRRDITTLDSTAVAARRAFQQARRTPKDVQIAEIFDGYSIGALVALEDIGFVAKGAAGAAFAAGEFGRGGRVVVNSSGGLKAQGRPFGAVGVAQVVELVRQLRGDAKDRQVAGANLGLAHDVGGTGATSVVHLLERTN from the coding sequence ATGCGCGAGGTCGCCGTTCTCGGCGCCGGACAGACGAAGTTCGGCGAGCTGTGGGACCGGTCCTTCCGGGAGATCGGCATCGAGGCCGGCCTCCAGGCGCTGGTGGATGCGAAGCTCGAGTCGGCCCAGCTCCAAGGCCTCTTCCTCGGCAACATGGCCGCCGGCCGCCTGATCGATCAGGAACAGATCGCGCCCCTGATCCTCGACTACGCCGGGCTCGGGAATCGCAACCTCCCCGCCGTTCGGGTCGAAGGCGGAGGAGCCTCGGGCGCGCTCGCGCTGCACGCGGGATACCTCGCGGTGGCGAGCGGGCAGTACGACTTCGTGGTCGTCGGAGGGGCCGAGAAGCTGACGGACGTGCCGGACATCACCGGCAACCAGATCACCGATTCGGCCGCCGATCACGAGTGGGAGGTTGTCTTCGGCGCCACCCTTCCCGGCCTCTGGGCGCTCATCGCCCGACGCCACATGCACGAGTACGGGACCAAGCGCGAGGAGTTCGCGGCGGTCCCCGTCCAGGACCACGAGATGGCGGCCAAGAACCCCAACGCGCACTACCGCAACAAGATCACGCTGGAGCAGGTCCTCGGGGCCACGCCGGTCGCGCAGCCCCTCGGCATGCTCGACTGCGCCCCGCTTTCGGACGGAGCCGCCGCGGTTGTGCTCGGCCCGATGGAGGTCGCGCGCAAGTACACGGACACTCCGATCCACATCTCGGCGAGCCAGGTCGCCTGCGACACGATGTCGGTCCACCACCGACGCGACATTACGACGCTCGATTCGACCGCCGTCGCCGCGCGGCGCGCCTTTCAGCAAGCCCGGCGGACGCCGAAGGACGTGCAGATCGCCGAGATCTTCGATGGTTATTCGATCGGAGCGCTCGTGGCGCTCGAGGACATCGGGTTTGTGGCGAAGGGCGCTGCGGGCGCCGCCTTCGCGGCCGGCGAGTTCGGCCGCGGCGGCCGCGTGGTGGTGAATTCCTCGGGAGGGCTGAAGGCCCAGGGGCGCCCGTTTGGAGCGGTGGGGGTCGCGCAGGTCGTCGAGCTGGTCCGCCAGCTCCGCGGCGACGCGAAGGACCGGCAGGTCGCCGGAGCGAACCTTGGACTCGCGCACGATGTGGGTGGGACGGGAGCTACGAGCGTGGTCCACCTGCTGGAGAGGACCAACTAG